The DNA region ATTTCACCAAAAAATCGGTCAAAACTCCCGTCCCAGCACCTATTTCTACTATAGTTTTATAACCATTGTGCTGTTGCACCTGATTTACAATGCGTTCAGCAATCGATAAATCGGTTAGAAAATGTTGTCCCAGGTGTTTTTTAGGCTTGACCATATTCGAAATTATGCATATTTGATAATTAGTACTAAATTGAAATGCTTATTTGAAAAAGCCTTTACAACAGGTAAGGCAGATAAGCATCCGAAAAACAAAACTAAGCAAACCATTGCTTCATTTAGCTTAATCAAGACAAATATTATAGATTTGTAGCCCAAAATCGACAAATACTTATGCAAGTAAACCTTTTATACCGTTCAGATATTAACGCAAGTCAAAACCTTGTAGTAATTGTACAAGACCTTCAGCAGGCACAGTCTTATTGTACCAGTGAGCAAGTATGGCAGTATCTTCAGAAACAAGTAAAAGACGAAAAAAAAGAACAGGTCAAGCTGATTCATCTCAATCAGTTTACACACCATACTTTTGTGCTGTATAGTCCTCCACAAAACAAAGCTGCCTATTACCTCAAAGAGAGTTATAGAAAAAAAGGACACGAAATAGCCTCTATATTAGCCAGTGAAGATTTATCCGATTTGCAAATAACCAACGCGGTAACAAGTGATATTGCATCTGAAGCAGTATTAGACGTGGCAGAGGGTGTTTTGTTAAGTACTTATGAGTTTTTGAAATACAAATCAGACCCCAGAAAACTTCATCCGCTTGTGCAATTGACATTGTCAGGGCAAGGATTGACTGAAGCTAAAATAACAGCGTTGAACAACACTGTTCATGGAACCTTTGCTGCGCGTAATTTGGTGAATGAGCCATTTGTGTATTTGACGGCACCACAACTAAGCGAAGAAATTAAAAAACTGGGTAAAGAGGCAGGTTTTGAGGTAGAGGTATTTGACAAAGCGCAAATACAAGCCCACAATATGGAAGGCTTACTTACAGTAAATAAGGGAAGCCTTGATCCACCTACTTTTAATATATTGACACATAAACCTGACAATGCCATCAATGAGCATCCCTATATTTTGGTAGGCAAAGGGGTGGTGTACGATACAGGAGGGTTATCGCTCAAACCTACTGGCAATTCTATGGACTTTATGAAGTCAGACATGGGCGGGGCAGCTGCTGTAGTGGGCAGTTTGTATGCTTTGGCAAAAAACAACGCGCCTGTGTATGTCATAGGTTTGATACCTGCTACTGACAATCGCCCAGGGCAAAACGCGATTGCACCAGGTGATGTGATTACATACAGTAATGGCAAGAGTGTAGAAATAATGAATACGGATGCTGAAGGAAGGCTAATCTTGGCAGATGCCTTGATTTATGCGGCCAGGTTTAAGCCTCAATTGGTGCTAGACTTTGCTACCCTTACTGGATCAGCAGTGCGGGCTTTAGGCAATCATGCCATGGTAATGGTAGGTACCGCCAATAGAGATATAAAGAGTCAATTGCTCCATAGTAGTGAGCAGACTTATGAGCGTATGGTAGAGTTACCTTTGTGGGAAGAGTACGGCGAGCCGCTTGAGTCAGACATTGCTGATATAAATAACTTGGGCATATCTGAGGCTCAAGCCATTATCGCAGGAAAGTTTTTGGAGCATTTTGTAGACAATTACCCTTGGATACACTTAGACATTGCAGGCACTGCCTATTTGCATAAGCCTCAAACTTATAAAGGTAAAAATGGAACTGGTTCGGGGGTGCGTTTAATGTATCACTTTTTGACTAATCTGGTAAAATAACTATATAATACATAGGGAGAGGTTTACTCTTCCAGCACTAAATTTAAAAAACAAGCAAGCTTTATGGCAGCAGAAGACAATAAACCGGTCATTGGAATCACCATGGGAGATTACAATGGTGTAGGTACCGAGGTAATACTAAAAGCCCTTGCTAATAAAAGAATTCTGAAAATATGTACGCCCGTGATTTATGGGTCAATGGCGGTAATATCTAAATATAGAAAAATACTTAAGCTGGACAGCTGGTATATAAATCAGGTAAATCGGGTCACCCAAATTAGTTTTAAAAAAACAAATTTGGTGCACTGTACCAAACAGAAAACCCCAGAAATAGTACCTGGAAAAGTGAGTCAACAAGCCGGTGAATTTGCCTTAGAGTCGATCGAAGCGGCCACTAAAGATTTAAAGCAAGGGTTAATTGATGCAGTAATCACTGCCCCTATTAATAAACATACAATTCAAAGCCCTGATTTTGACTTTCCGGGGCACACCGAATACTTTACTACTCAGGCAAACATTACCGAAAGCCTCATGATGATGGTATCTCCTTCTATGAAGGTAGCGGTTTTTACCGGGCATGTGCCATTGGCAGAAATAAGTCAACACATCACCCGTGATAAGATGTTTTCGAAGGTGGCCTTACTGCAAGCTACATTACAAAAAGACTTTAATATTCAAAAGCCAAAAATAGCTGTACTAGGGTTGAACCCACACGCAGGTGAAGAAGGAATGTTGGGTAATGAAGAACAACAAATTATTAAGCCAGCAGTGATAGAAATGAAAAAGAAAGGAAACCTCGTATTTGGACCTTATCCAGCAGATGGTTTTTTTGGTACTCATGACTACAAAAAGTTTGATGCAGTGTTGGCAATGTACCACGATCAAGGGTTGATACCGTTCAAAACTTTGGCCTTTGCAGATGGGGTAAATTATACTTGTGGGCTTCCTTTTGTAAGAACCTCTCCTGACCACGGCACAGCTTATAAAATAGCAGGCAAAAACCTGGCAGATGAGACGTCGTTTCGAGAGGCAATTTTTACTGCTTGTGATGTGGTGAAGAACCGAAAACTACAAATGACTGACCAGGCATAAGACGCAAGTGACTGTATATAATTGTGGTTGTTTGAGTAGAAAACAGTGGGGAGATGGCATATAGGTAGCTAAAATATTTATATGAGCCCATATATTTTTTTTAATTAAAATTATCTGACTAAATTTGCGCATTCATTTTCAAGGCATAAACTGTGAAAGAAATAGCAAACTATAATATAGAGTTATTTAAGATGGCTCTGGGAAAGCATCGCTACGAGTTTAATTCACGTAGTGATTTTTTTACTGCTTTTCCCAACAGTTTGGTTCAAAAAGGTGAATTTAATGTACTATTAGACCTGGAAAAGTCTGAAACGTTGTTAAAGCTCGATTTTCAAATTCAGGGTAAACTTGAGTTAGAGTGTGATCGTAGTCTTGAATTGTTTGATTTTCCCTTTGAGGAAGAAAGAAGCCTCATTCTAAAATTTGGGGATCATAGTGAAGCATTGACAGATGAAATAGAAATCATCAATCGCGACAAACAAACAATTAATATAGCCCAATATGTGTATGAATTCATTGGATTAGCTATTCCAATGAAAAAACTGCATCCAAAGTTTCAGCAAGAAGAGGGTTTAGAAGACATAGAAGACGACGAAGAAAACTCTACATTTGTGTATAGTTCTAAATCATCTGATAGTACCAAGCAAGCCCACGAAGAGGACGATGTAGACCCTCGTTGGCAAGCACTTAAAAATCTAAAAAATAAAGATTAATTAGATTTAATTTTTTCAAAACATTAAAAAAATAGTAGTGTCATGGCACATCCAAAACGAAAAATTTCGAAACAACGACGCAACAAACGTAGAACTCACTATAAAGCAACTGAGCGTACTATAGCTGTTTGCCAAAACACTGGCGAGGCTCATTTGTACCACCGTGCCTACGTAGTTGACGGCAACCTTTACTATCGTGGTAAAATGATAGTTGAAGACTACGAACCTATCGCTTAAAATCCTTTTTTCTTTTCTTTTACAAAAAAGTTTACAATATTAAAATATAATATTATGTAAACTTATTACAGGTTTAAATGCAAAAGCTGGATATGAGAGTTGCAGTAGATGCAATGGGTGGTGATTTTGCCCCTGATGTTGTTATTAAAGGATCCTTATTGGCCTCAGAAGAGGTAAATAAGAACACTAAAATTGTTTTGATTGGGCAAGAAGAGGCAGTTCGTACTGCCTTTTCCCAACAAAACCAACCCATCCCATCCAATATAGAAATTATAGATGCCCCCGATTTTATAGAAATGGGCGAAAATCCCATTAAAGCATTACAAAAAAAGCCTAAGTCCAGCATTTCTGTTGGGTACAACCTCCTTAAAAATAAACAAGTAGATGCTTTTTGTAGCGCAGGAAATACTGGTGCTATGATGGTTGGAGCTATGTTTAGCGTTCAATTGATCCCTGGTATTATTCGTCCGGTCATTATGGCGTATGTACCCAAAGTAAGTGGTGAAAAAGGAATTATACTAGATGTAGGTGCTAATACAGACTGCAAACCCGATATATTAGCTCAATTTGCGCAATTAGGCAGTTTGTTCTGCCAGCATGTATTAAAAATACCTGTTCCCAGAGTAGGACTTATAAACCTTGGAGAAGAAGAGGAAAAGGGAAATTTGGCCGTCAAAGAAGCTCACAAGTTATTGACAAATCATAAGCATATCGAGTTTGTGGGAAATATAGAAGGCAGAGGTATTTTTCTTGATAAAGCTGATGTGTTGGTATGTGATGGATTTGTAGGTAATGTGGTGGTGAAAATGGCGGAGTCAATGTTTGATATTATAAAAAAGCTGGGAATTAGTAATGAGTTTTTTGATGACTTTAACTCAGACGTTGTAGGAGCCAGCCCTATTTTAGGAGTAAATGGTAATGTGATAGTTGCACATGGAGCATCAAACGATCTTGCGATTAAAAATATGATCCTGTTAGGACAGCAAATCACTGAAAGCAATATCACTGAAGAAATCAGAGAAAGTTTTATTGTTGAATCATCAGTGAAGTAAAAATACCTGTTTTTACGAATACACCCTTAATCCAAAAAAATGCCATGACAAAATTAAGAGCTGCTATTACCGGAGTGCAAGGATATGTTCCAGACTATATCTTGACCAATCAGGAACTGTCTAAGATGGTAGACACCAATGATGAATGGATTACTACTCGTACAGGAATAAAAACAAGAAGAATACTTAAAGGAGAGGGCTTGGGTACTTCCCACATGGGAGTCAAAGCAGTGCAGGGATTATTGGAAAAGACGAATACTAAACCAGAAGAAATTGACCTGCTTATTTGCGCCACTACCACTCCTGACATGGTCTTTCCGGCTACAGCCAACCTTATAGCAGATGGAGTAGGAGCCACCAAAGCTTTTAATTACGACGTACAAGCAGCTTGTTCAGGATTTTTATACTCACTGTTTACTGCAGCACAGTTTATAGAAACTGGCATGTATAAAAAAGTAGTAGTGGTGGGGGCCGATAAAATGTCATCTATTATTGATTATACTGATCGTACAACCTGCGTGATTTTTGGTGATGGAGCTGGTGCAGTCTTGTTAGAAGGCGATGATAGTGGGGTTGGAGTACAAGATGCAGTGCTGCAGTCTGATGGGTCGGGCTGGAAACACTTGCACCAAAAAGCTGGTGGGAGTCGTCATCCACCTACCAAAGAAACTGTAGAAAACCGTGAACATTTCGTATATCAGGAAGGCAAGCATGTGTTTAAACATGCCGTAACAAACATGGGATCTTCAGTTGTAGAGTTGATGAAACGTAATCATCTGACTACTGCTGATGTAAACTGGTTAAATCCACACCAGGCAAACATGCGCATTGTAGATGCTACAGCAAAAAGCATGGGACTGGACGAGGGGGTGGAATCTGATAAAGTAATGATGACCATTAGCAAATACGGAAACACTACCAGTGGTACGCTTCCTTTAAATTTTTGGAACTATGAGCCTCAGCTTAAAAAAGGAGACAATATTATATTGGCTGCTTTTGGTGGAGGTTTTACCTGGGGAGCTGTATACCTTAAATGGGCGTATGATGGTCAGGAAATAGCAAAGCGGGAAGAATATAAACACTTATTACCAGATTCTTAAGAAATATACACATTAAGTATAAAAAACAGAATACTTATGAAAGCAAAAGAAATCAGAGATTTAATAGATTTTATTTCCAAGTCGGGGCTTGCTGAAGTAAATATCGAGTCAGATGACTTCAAGATTAGCATTAAGCGAAACACTCCGGTAAATGTAACTGAGGCTCCAGCTACTTTGGTAGCTGCTCCTACAGCAGTCACTACTCCAGCAGCTCAACAAGTAGTTGCACCAGAGAATAGTGTGGCGACTGCAACAGAAGCACCCACAAGCAATGGGAACAACAATGCTGTGGATGAGTCAAAGTTGATCACTGTAAAGTCACCAATGATTGGCACTTTCTATAGGTCTTCAAGCCCCGAAACCCCTCCATTTGTCAATATTGGCGATACGGTAGAGACTGGAAAAACTGTTTGCATCATTGAAGCAATGAAACTGTTCAATGAGATTGAATCTGATGTATCAGGGACAATTGTCAAGGTGTTGGTTGACAATGCTACACCCGTAGAATACGACCAACCTCTGTTTTTGGTAGAGCCTAATTAAAAGACTGTATTATTTTTTGTATTGCAGACTAGTTTAAATACACTACCTCATACTATTTATTCTGAGGAAGTCACGATCATTCCATAAGCAAAGAAAACATATTCTATGTTTAATAAGATATTAATTGCAAATAGAGGCGAAATTGCTCTTCGAATTATTCGTACTTGCAAGGAAATGGGCATTAAAACAGTAGCAGTGTACTCTACTGCTGACCAAAGTAGCCTGCATGTACGTTTTGCTGACGAGGCGGTATGCATTGGACCCCCTGCTAGTAAAGACTCTTACCTTAAAGTTCCTAACCTGATAGCTGCTGCCGAAATTACCAATGCAGACGCGATACACCCAGGTTACGGTTTTTTATCAGAGAATGCAGATTTTTCTCGTATTTGTGCTGAGCACGACATCAAATTTATTGGTGCTTCTCCTGAAATGATTAACTCTATGGGAGACAAGGCTTCTGCCAAAGATACTATGAAAGCTGCCGGAGTCCCGGTTGTGCCAGGATCTGATGGCTTACTAGAGTCGGCAGAGCAAGGTAAAAAACTAGCCGTAGAAATTGGTTATCCTGTAATCATAAAAGCGACTGCCGGTGGCGGTGGTCGTGGAATGCGAATTATCAAATCAGATGAGGAGTTTGAGAATGCCTGGAACAGTGCTACTGCTGAGGCAGAGGCTGCTTTTGGTAATGCTGGCATGTACATGGAAAAATTTGTAGTGGAGCCACGCCATGTCGAGATTCAAATTGCAGGAGATCAGTCAGGCAAAGCTTGTCACTTATCCGAAAGAGATTGCTCTATTCAGCGTCGTCATCAGAAGCTGGTAGAAGAAACACCATCACCTATTATGACACCTGAGTTGCGTGAAGAAATGGGGATGGCAGCCGTTAGAGCTGCTGAAGCCATTGGTTATGAAGGAGTAGGTACTGTAGAGTTTTTGGTAGACAAATACAATAAGTTTTACTTTATGGAGATGAATACCCGTATTCAGGTAGAGCATCCCATTACAGAAGAAGTAACTGACTTTGATCTTATCAAAGAGCAGATAAAAATTGCAGCTGGTATCGCCATTTCTGGGCAAAACTACACACCTAATCTTTATTCTATGGAGTGTCGTATCAACGCCGAGGATCCAGCTAAAGGTTTTAGACCCTCTCCAGGTAAAATTACTAACTTGCATATACCAGGTGGGCACGGAGTAAGAGTTGATAGTCATATTTATGCAGGCTATGAAATCCCTCCATTTTATGACTCTATGATTGCCAAGTTGATCGTAACGGCTCAAACGCGTGAAGAGACCTTGGTACGTATGAAAAGAGCCTTGCAGGAGTTTGTGATAGAAGGCATCAAAACCACCATCCCATTCCACATTAAGTTAATGGATGATGAAAACTTCAAAGCTGGTAACTTTACTACTGCATTTCTAGATGATTTTGACTTTTCGGATTTGTAGCGACTTTTTCCTAAATGGTTAAAAAATAATGAAAACCCCTTGTGATGAGCAAGGGGTTTTTTTTGTGAGTTTATCTTTTTGGGAAAAGATATTATTTATATATTGCTTTGTATCTAATCATTAACTTATATCCCCATGAGTGATAATAATATAGCAAATGATCGCTACTCTAGAAATAACCTATTTATCAATCCAGACCAACAAGAAAAAATTAAAAATGCAAAAATACTTTTTGGGGGGGTAGGGTTGGGAAGTGTCATAGCAGAAACAGCTTTGCGACTAGGGTTTGAAAATTTTGTGTTTTTAGACGCTGACGAGGTGGAAATTAGTAACTTAAATCGGCAAAATTATACACTGGAAGATGTTGGTAAACCAAAAGTAGATGCTATAACCCAGCGTTTACAGGCTATCAATCCAGACGTTAAAATTGAGTACCATCAAGTGTTTTTGGATGAGGGTAACATGAATTCTTTTGTGGATGAAAGTGTTTCTGTAGCTGTTAATGCATTGGATTATGATACTACAGCCCCTTTCACTTTTGATAATGCTTGTCTGGAGTATGGTGTTCCTATTATTCATCCTGGTAACTTAAGTTGGGGAGCTATGACTTTTGTCATAACTCATGATAGCATGAAGTTAGATGAGGTATTGAAGTCTTCTGAGGTAGATACTGTGTTAAGCTTTTTATGGTCACAAATTCAAGAGCAGCATTCTCATTTAAATTTGGACTGGTTTAAAGATATACCACAAAAGGTCAAAAGTAATCCACAGTTACCGTTACCACAGATGTCGGTAGGAGCTAACTTAGTAGCAGGGCAAGCTGTTACGATTATGTGCAACATACTGGATAGTGTAGCTATCAAAACTTTTCCTAAAATATACTTTTTGAGTACTTTGTAGAACCTATAGAACATTAGTATAGTAATCTTACAATTTTTGTATTTGTACATTACTGTGTTTACCATTCAATATATCAATTGTTTATTCAAAATCTGGCATTTAATTTCATTGTGACTAATGCAATGGGATTAAGTGTGTATAACTAATGGTTGTGCAATCTCCTGTTGAAATCTTGTTACCGCACTTTATGAAAACTGTTTGTTGTATAAAAAACAGGAGGTGGAATTCAATTAAACTATCAAATTATATATACTCTTGATGGTGTAGCATCAGGCTAGTGTATTAATATCAGTAAACTTTAATGTGTTATTTTTCATAGATTTAATAAATCTTTTACTAAATTATGTTAAATCTTAGCCCTAAGTAATGATGATTATATTTTAATTTATAACAAAAGACTTAGGTGTATTTTTTGAGCAAAAGATTACCTTAAACGCATTCATTAATATAAAAATATAAACAAGTATGCCTCGAATTAAACTATCTCAAGACGATAATAAGTATTTTACTTCTTACTTTGACGAAGATTTGGGCATGTATGAGCTTTTCTGGAATAAAGAAAGTGAAGACATGGAAGATGAAGACTATAAGACATTAATGCTAAAAGATAAAGAACTATTGGTTGCTTACCCAGATGTAGACTTTTTTCTTTTAGACAATCGTAATTTCTTATTTAGCATGTCACCTGATTTACAAGAGTGGTCAGCGAGAGAAATAACTTCTAAAATGTTTGAGAAAAACCCCAATATTAGAACTGCTATCTTGGTAAGTAGTGATTTTATTGCTCAGTTGTCTATTGAGCAAGCTATAGAAGAAGATGAGCAAACAAATGAAACGACCAAGTATTTTGAGGATGAACAAGAAGCTAGAGAGTGGATTTTAGGTTTATAATAATTATCCTGAGTAGCTAAGTGTTAGTACACGTATAGTTGCTTACTATTGCTAAAATCAATACCATGGTAAAAAATACTATATATCAAAAACTAGCAAATAAGCTTAATGAAATATTAGGTGTTGATAAATTTACCCCTAAGAATACAAGCATTTTTGCAAAATTATTGGATGAGAGTCTAACTCAAACTTACTTAGATGAATTAGAAAAAGTGGCTCATACTAAGGGAGAGAATACAACATTTTCTAAAAATACGGTTTTATATAACCCTTTTGAAGGTGAGAGTAAAATTACGCTTGGAGATAACTGTGATATCAGAGGAGAGTTGATTATCACTAACTATGGAGGTGATATTTCCATTGGAAATGATACTTACTTTGGTGCAGGCAGTCAGATCATTTCAGGGCATAAGGTTACTATAGGTACAAACGGATTTATTGGTTATTATGTGTTAATTGCTGATTCTAATCACCACGAAACAGACCCTTATTACCGTGAACGTTCATTTACAAAGTCTATGGCTCGTGATAAAAACTCAATGACGAGTGCAGAAATTTTTTATCAGACTAAAGACAATAAAGCCACCCCTCATGATGTGATGACAAAAGTAGTAGTAGATGAGGTAAAAATAGGAAACCACGTATGGATTAACCCATTTGCTACAATACTTAAGGGAGTGACTATTGGTGATGGAGCCATTATAGCAGCCCATGCTGTAGTGACCAAAGATGTTCCAGCTTATAGTATGGTAGCTGGAAACCCCGCCAAGGTGGTACAGACTGGGGTTGGCTTTGACAGAGGTACATTAGAAAGCGATAGAAAAACAACAAATGAAAAGTTTTCAAAGGCTTACCCTGTTCCTGAAGGTGTTAGTATCGTAGAAGAAAGCATACAAGGTGTTATCTGTTATTGGTTTACACCAACAGAAATAAAAAACGAAAGATTAATTTTATATCTACATGGTGGAGCATATGTACAAGGTTCGCTCAAGTCACATCAAGGTTTAGTAGCTGATATTGCTATACTTACGGGCTCTGAAATATTATTTGTTGAATATAGTTTAGCCCCAGAACACCCCTACCCAACAGCAGTAAACGAGCTAATAAAAGTGTATAGTTGGCTTATAAGTGATGAAGCTAACAACAAAAAAGTAAATGCTGATAATGTCATTATGATGGGAGATTCTGCTGGAGGAGGCTTAGTACTTGCTACTCAAATAACGTTGCTAAACGAGAGTACCGAGCAGAAATTACCTGCTTTGAATATATTGTTAAGCCCTTGGGTAGATTTAACTTTTTCTTCTGATTCTTGGAAACGGTTGATAGCTTCAGATAAGGTGTTGACGGAGAATGGGAAAGCTTTGAAAGAAGCAGCTGCTATGTATAGAGGAGTTTATGAAACTACTCATCCTGGTGTATCTCCTGTGTATGCAGACTTGACAGGGCTACCTCCTACCCTTATACAAATAGGTACACATGATAGTTTATTAGACGATAGTATAACATTGGCAGATAAAGCAGCGTCAGCTGGAGTAGAAGTTGCTCTAGAGGTATACCCTAACCAACCCCATGTTTGGCATTTAACTCATAAAATATTATCTGAAGATGTTGATAAAGGTATTGATCAAAAGTATATTAACCAAGCAGCAAAAAAATCAAAAGAAGCACTTGATAATCTTGCCGCATTTATAAAACACCAATATCATGAGTAATCACATCATTTCTATAGGCCATAATAGTTATTATATCTCTTCTTTTGACAATAACTTAATGTTGTATGAGTTAATTTGGTTGCCAAATACTGCCAATATGAGTGAAGATGACTATAAGATAGCGATGCTGTCAGATCAAAATAAGTTGTTTAATAATTATGATGTAGTCAATTTTTTGTTATTAGACAACCGTGATTTTTTGATGACTATGTCACCTGAGTTGCAGGAGTGGTCAGCGAAAGAGATTACGTCTGAAGTAATGGAGGCAAACCCTCAACTCAAAATAGCCTTGGTCGTAAGCCAAGATATATTTAGTCGAGTATCAGTGAGCCAAGCAGTAGAGGAGGATGAGACGATGGATAGAGTTACCCATTATTTTGAAAACAAGGAAGAAGCTTATGATTGGATTTTATCTCATCATAAAAAGCATAATTTTAGCTAGGAGCTAAGTTTACTTTCTAAAACAGAAAAACATGGCAAAAATCACCCTCTCAAATAATCAATATTTTGAGTCTTCATTTGATCAAGAGCTTAAACTGTATGAGTTGATATGGCATAAGGCAAGCGAAGCTATAGAAGATGATGAGTATAAAGCTTTGATGAATGCTGATCGTGACAAAGTATTGCAAGAATGTGATAAACTAAACTATATAGTAATCAATATCAAGGAACGCATGGATACCATGTCGCCAGAATTGCAGGAATGGTCTACTGCTGCTATTTCTTCGCAGATTTTTTCTAAGTATAATGTATTAAAAATTGCAGTGATTGCCAGCAAAGATTTTTATACTCAAGTATCTGTAGAGCAAGCCATTGAAGAGGATAATATAAACGAAGGAGTAGTACGTTATTTTGAAGATGAACAACAAG from Microscilla marina ATCC 23134 includes:
- a CDS encoding alpha/beta hydrolase fold domain-containing protein translates to MVKNTIYQKLANKLNEILGVDKFTPKNTSIFAKLLDESLTQTYLDELEKVAHTKGENTTFSKNTVLYNPFEGESKITLGDNCDIRGELIITNYGGDISIGNDTYFGAGSQIISGHKVTIGTNGFIGYYVLIADSNHHETDPYYRERSFTKSMARDKNSMTSAEIFYQTKDNKATPHDVMTKVVVDEVKIGNHVWINPFATILKGVTIGDGAIIAAHAVVTKDVPAYSMVAGNPAKVVQTGVGFDRGTLESDRKTTNEKFSKAYPVPEGVSIVEESIQGVICYWFTPTEIKNERLILYLHGGAYVQGSLKSHQGLVADIAILTGSEILFVEYSLAPEHPYPTAVNELIKVYSWLISDEANNKKVNADNVIMMGDSAGGGLVLATQITLLNESTEQKLPALNILLSPWVDLTFSSDSWKRLIASDKVLTENGKALKEAAAMYRGVYETTHPGVSPVYADLTGLPPTLIQIGTHDSLLDDSITLADKAASAGVEVALEVYPNQPHVWHLTHKILSEDVDKGIDQKYINQAAKKSKEALDNLAAFIKHQYHE